AAATAACTTTTATCTTTTAYACATATATACATAGGAGTTTAAGCAAAATGAAAAGAAGAATAATAAAAATAGATGAAGATAAATGCACAGGCTGCGGAGAATGCATACCSGATTGTCCTGAGGGAGCTTTGCAGATAATAGACGGAAAAGCAAGACTTATAAGTGATTTGTTTTGCGACGGACTTGGAGCTTGTATAAAAAAATGTCCAGAAAATGCAATGACTATAGAAGAAAGAGAAGCAGAAGAATATAATGAAAAAAAAGTAATGGTAAATATTATAAAAGGCGGTATTAATGTAATAAAAGCTCATCTTAAACATT
This window of the Brachyspira sp. SAP_772 genome carries:
- a CDS encoding 4Fe-4S binding protein; this encodes MKRRIIKIDEDKCTGCGECIPDCPEGALQIIDGKARLISDLFCDGLGACIKKCPENAMTIEEREAEEYNEKKVMVNIIKGGINVIKAHLKHLKEHGEEKLLKEAIEYMKENNIEVPELEDKPCGCPGSMQRDMRNKMSASNNNIEMHSELRNWPIQLKLINQNAPYLDNIDLLISADCV